One Herbaspirillum rubrisubalbicans genomic window carries:
- the atpE gene encoding F0F1 ATP synthase subunit C, protein MTDVSFVALACGLIIGLGAIGACIGIAIMGGKYLEASARQPELMNTLQTKMFLLAGLIDAAFLIGVGIAMLFAFANPFIAK, encoded by the coding sequence ATGACTGATGTCTCTTTCGTTGCTCTGGCTTGCGGTTTGATCATTGGCCTGGGTGCTATCGGCGCTTGTATCGGTATCGCGATCATGGGCGGTAAGTACCTCGAAGCATCCGCACGTCAGCCTGAACTGATGAACACCCTGCAAACCAAGATGTTCCTGCTGGCTGGCCTGATCGACGCCGCCTTCCTGATCGGCGTTGGTATCGCCATGCTGTTCGCCTTCGCAAATCCGTTCATCGCCAAGTAA
- the atpB gene encoding F0F1 ATP synthase subunit A → MTVEAAEHALTASEYIVHHLGHFSTHHQTKIVDFSILNVDTIFWSVFCGVVGCLFMFLAARKATSGVPGRFQAFVEMVVEMVEDQSKAIVHGDRTFIAPVALTVFVWVALMNSLDFLPVDLASSILGVFGLGEMHHRIVPTADLNGTLGIALGVLALMLYYSVKIKGAGGFIHELFAAPFGIWLAPFNLLLNIIEFAAKTVSLGMRLFGNMYAGELLFLLIALLGSTATAFGFIGHVIAGSIWAIFHILIVLLQAFIFMMLTLVYLGQAHEAH, encoded by the coding sequence ATGACCGTAGAAGCCGCAGAGCACGCGCTGACAGCCTCTGAATATATCGTCCACCACCTCGGACACTTCTCCACCCATCATCAGACCAAGATCGTCGATTTCTCCATCCTCAACGTGGACACCATCTTCTGGTCCGTGTTCTGTGGTGTGGTGGGCTGCCTGTTCATGTTCCTGGCCGCCCGCAAGGCGACCTCGGGTGTGCCGGGCCGTTTCCAGGCCTTCGTCGAGATGGTCGTGGAAATGGTGGAAGACCAGTCCAAGGCCATCGTCCACGGTGACCGCACCTTCATCGCTCCGGTGGCCCTGACCGTGTTCGTCTGGGTGGCCCTGATGAACTCGCTGGACTTCCTGCCGGTGGACCTGGCTTCCAGCATCCTGGGCGTGTTCGGCCTGGGTGAAATGCATCATCGTATCGTTCCCACCGCCGACCTCAACGGCACCCTGGGCATCGCCCTGGGCGTGCTGGCCCTGATGCTGTACTACAGCGTCAAGATCAAGGGCGCCGGCGGCTTCATCCATGAACTGTTTGCAGCACCTTTCGGCATCTGGCTGGCGCCGTTCAACCTGCTGCTGAACATCATCGAATTCGCCGCCAAGACCGTCTCCCTGGGGATGCGACTGTTCGGCAACATGTATGCAGGCGAACTGTTGTTCCTGCTGATCGCATTGCTGGGATCGACCGCGACCGCATTCGGCTTCATCGGCCATGTGATCGCCGGTTCTATCTGGGCAATTTTCCACATCCTGATCGTGTTGCTCCAAGCATTCATCTTCATGATGTTGACACTGGTTTACCTGGGCCAGGCGCACGAAGCGCACTAA
- a CDS encoding ATP synthase subunit I, translating to MLRIILMQLVTTVVAALVAGMLGGVSALWSALLGGVCCVVPNALFALRLHVSAQKPGGTNPMTFFFGEFIKIATTFALMGAIVWLYHGVHWLAFVLSFIVVLKSYFILLFRHRP from the coding sequence ATGCTGCGCATCATTCTCATGCAGCTCGTAACCACGGTCGTCGCTGCCCTGGTGGCGGGTATGTTGGGCGGAGTTTCGGCGCTTTGGTCCGCATTGCTGGGGGGAGTCTGCTGTGTCGTCCCCAACGCCCTGTTTGCCCTGCGACTTCACGTCAGTGCACAGAAACCCGGTGGTACCAACCCGATGACGTTTTTCTTCGGGGAATTTATCAAGATTGCTACGACTTTTGCGCTCATGGGCGCGATCGTTTGGTTGTACCACGGTGTTCATTGGCTCGCATTTGTGCTGAGCTTCATCGTGGTGCTTAAGAGTTATTTCATTTTACTGTTTAGACACCGACCATGA
- the rfbG gene encoding CDP-glucose 4,6-dehydratase has protein sequence MSNFWRGKRVFITGHTGFKGGWLSLWLHMMGARVSGYSLPAPTNPSLFHLARLHNCLHTTTGDVRDPLHLAQSMAAAQADVVFHLAAQALVRDSYLTPVDTYATNVMGTVHVLEAVRQTPSVRSVVVVTSDKCYENREWLWGYREDEPMGGHDPYSSSKGVAELVTAAYRRSFFGKAGNEQVGIASVRAGNVIGGGDFAADRLIPDFIRALEKDAPVSIRNPTAVRPWQFVLEPLSGYLQIAQLLYEHGSQYAEGWNFGPAETDPKTVGQLCTTFNQALQQHQVAPARVVLEPQANAPHEAHLLRLDISKARQRLGWEPRMELSAALELTAQWYAGHLNNEDLRALSEEQIHFYQSLT, from the coding sequence ATGTCGAACTTCTGGCGCGGCAAGCGCGTTTTCATTACCGGGCATACCGGTTTCAAGGGTGGCTGGCTAAGCCTGTGGCTGCACATGATGGGCGCCAGGGTCAGCGGCTATTCCCTGCCGGCACCGACCAACCCCAGCCTGTTCCATCTCGCCCGCCTGCACAATTGCCTGCACACCACCACGGGCGACGTACGTGATCCACTGCACCTGGCGCAGAGCATGGCCGCAGCGCAAGCCGATGTGGTCTTTCATCTGGCGGCCCAGGCACTGGTGCGCGACTCCTATCTCACGCCCGTCGATACCTACGCCACCAATGTGATGGGCACCGTACATGTGCTGGAGGCGGTGCGCCAAACCCCCAGCGTGCGCTCAGTGGTCGTGGTCACCAGCGACAAATGCTATGAAAACCGTGAATGGCTGTGGGGCTATCGTGAAGACGAGCCCATGGGTGGTCATGACCCTTACAGCAGCAGCAAGGGCGTGGCCGAACTGGTGACCGCGGCGTATCGGCGCTCCTTCTTTGGCAAAGCTGGCAACGAGCAGGTCGGCATTGCCAGCGTGCGGGCCGGCAATGTCATCGGCGGCGGTGACTTTGCCGCCGATCGGCTGATTCCCGATTTCATTCGCGCCCTGGAAAAAGATGCCCCGGTCAGCATTCGCAACCCCACTGCGGTACGTCCCTGGCAATTCGTTCTGGAGCCGCTATCGGGATATCTGCAGATCGCACAGTTGCTCTACGAACACGGCAGCCAATATGCGGAAGGCTGGAACTTCGGCCCCGCCGAAACCGACCCGAAAACGGTCGGCCAGCTCTGCACCACCTTCAACCAGGCACTGCAACAGCATCAGGTCGCGCCGGCACGAGTAGTGCTAGAACCCCAGGCAAACGCTCCGCACGAAGCCCATCTGCTGCGCCTGGACATCTCCAAGGCACGCCAGCGCCTGGGCTGGGAACCTCGAATGGAACTGAGCGCGGCGCTGGAGCTGACCGCGCAGTGGTATGCCGGCCACCTCAACAATGAAGATTTGCGCGCACTGAGCGAAGAGCAGATTCACTTTTACCAGAGTCTGACATAA
- the galE gene encoding UDP-glucose 4-epimerase GalE, which produces MNILVTGGAGYIGSHTCVELLNAGHEVIVFDNFCNSSPESVKRVQQITGRSLSLVKGDIRNRDQLESVLREFKCEAVIHFAGLKAVGESVEQPLKYYDNNVVGTVRLLEAMEAAGVKTFVFSSSATVYGDPQYLPLTESHPLSASNPYGRSKIIIEDMLRDYYRAHPDWKIALLRYFNPVGAHESGLIGEDPSGIPNNLMPYVAQVAVGRRERLSIWGGDYATPDGTGVRDFIHVVDLAIGHVAALQALTAPECFAVNLGTGIGYSVLDVVNAYEKAAGKAIPYTIAARRPGDIASCYADPAEARRKLGWEAKRGLDAMCADSWRWQQMNPNGFKS; this is translated from the coding sequence ATGAACATCCTAGTTACTGGCGGTGCCGGCTACATCGGTTCTCATACCTGCGTGGAACTGCTCAATGCAGGCCACGAGGTGATCGTCTTCGACAACTTCTGCAACAGCAGCCCGGAATCGGTGAAGCGGGTGCAGCAGATCACTGGTCGCTCGCTATCGCTGGTCAAGGGAGACATCCGCAATCGCGATCAGTTGGAGAGCGTGCTGCGTGAATTCAAATGCGAGGCCGTGATCCATTTCGCCGGTCTCAAGGCGGTCGGTGAATCGGTCGAACAGCCGCTGAAGTATTACGACAACAACGTGGTCGGCACGGTGCGTCTGCTGGAGGCGATGGAAGCGGCCGGGGTGAAGACCTTTGTCTTCTCCTCGTCGGCCACGGTGTATGGCGACCCGCAGTATCTGCCACTGACCGAATCGCACCCGCTGTCGGCCAGCAACCCCTATGGCCGCAGCAAGATCATCATCGAGGACATGCTGCGCGACTACTACCGCGCCCATCCCGACTGGAAGATCGCCCTGCTGCGCTACTTCAACCCGGTCGGTGCCCACGAGAGCGGCCTGATCGGCGAAGATCCAAGCGGCATCCCCAACAATCTCATGCCCTATGTCGCCCAGGTTGCGGTGGGACGCCGCGAACGACTCAGCATCTGGGGCGGCGACTATGCCACACCCGACGGTACTGGCGTGCGTGATTTCATCCACGTAGTGGACCTGGCTATCGGCCACGTCGCCGCACTACAGGCGCTGACCGCACCTGAATGCTTTGCCGTCAATCTTGGCACCGGCATCGGCTACAGTGTGCTGGATGTGGTCAATGCCTACGAAAAGGCGGCCGGCAAAGCCATCCCCTACACCATCGCGGCGCGCCGTCCGGGCGACATTGCCTCCTGCTATGCCGACCCTGCCGAGGCGCGACGCAAGCTGGGCTGGGAAGCCAAGCGCGGGCTGGATGCCATGTGCGCCGACTCCTGGCGCTGGCAGCAAATGAATCCCAATGGGTTCAAGTCCTGA
- the rfbA gene encoding glucose-1-phosphate thymidylyltransferase RfbA: MTAASQASRRKGIILAGGSGTRLYPATTVVSKQLMPIYDKPMVYYPLSSLMLAGIRDILLISTPQDTPRFAELLGDGQQWGLNISYAVQPSPDGLAQAFLIGRDFIGADPSALILGDNIFYGRDLELPMRQANARLEGATIFAYHVQDPERYGVVEFDSQRRVIGIEEKPLQPKSNFAVTGLYFYDNQVIDIAREIKPSARGELEITDVNRAYLERGQLQVELMGRGIAWLDTGTHESLLDAGQFIATIEKRQGLKVACPEEIAYRRGYIDAAQLEQLAVPLKKNAYGKYLIQLLNDNSY; the protein is encoded by the coding sequence ATGACAGCGGCATCGCAAGCAAGCCGGCGCAAAGGCATCATCCTGGCCGGCGGCTCCGGCACCAGGTTGTATCCAGCTACCACCGTGGTATCGAAACAGCTCATGCCCATCTACGACAAGCCGATGGTGTATTACCCGCTGTCGAGTCTGATGCTGGCGGGCATTCGCGACATCCTGCTCATCTCCACACCGCAAGACACACCGCGGTTTGCCGAGTTGCTGGGCGATGGCCAACAGTGGGGGCTCAACATCAGCTATGCGGTACAGCCTTCGCCCGATGGCCTGGCGCAAGCCTTCCTGATCGGCCGCGACTTCATCGGCGCTGATCCCTCGGCGCTGATTCTGGGCGACAACATCTTCTACGGTCGCGATCTGGAACTTCCCATGCGCCAGGCTAATGCACGGCTGGAGGGTGCCACCATCTTCGCCTACCATGTCCAGGATCCCGAGCGTTACGGCGTGGTCGAATTCGATAGCCAGCGCCGCGTGATCGGCATTGAAGAAAAGCCGCTCCAGCCCAAATCCAATTTCGCCGTGACGGGCCTGTATTTCTACGACAACCAGGTCATTGACATCGCCCGCGAGATCAAGCCTTCGGCACGCGGCGAACTGGAGATTACCGACGTCAACCGCGCCTATCTGGAGCGCGGGCAACTGCAAGTGGAATTGATGGGGCGCGGCATTGCCTGGCTCGACACAGGAACCCATGAATCACTGCTGGATGCAGGGCAATTCATCGCCACCATCGAGAAGCGCCAGGGACTCAAGGTAGCCTGCCCGGAAGAAATTGCCTATCGGCGGGGCTACATCGACGCGGCCCAGTTGGAACAGCTGGCTGTGCCGTTGAAAAAAAATGCCTATGGCAAGTATTTAATCCAATTACTCAACGACAATAGTTACTGA
- the rfbC gene encoding dTDP-4-dehydrorhamnose 3,5-epimerase, protein MLVKTTPLDGVLQIEPRVFGDSRGFFYESFNERVFRDQTGMDVHFVQDNHSRSARGVLRGLHYQIRHPQGKLVRVVRGAVLDVVLDIRRTSPTFGQWFSSILSEENKRQMWIPPGFAHGFSVLEDDTEFLYKTTDYWMPEYERCILWNDPALAIDWQLQGEPIMSEKDKHGTPFLNAEVFETP, encoded by the coding sequence ATGCTGGTTAAAACCACTCCCTTGGACGGCGTACTGCAGATTGAACCTCGTGTCTTCGGGGACAGCCGCGGCTTCTTTTACGAAAGCTTCAACGAACGCGTCTTTCGCGATCAGACGGGTATGGATGTGCACTTCGTCCAGGACAATCATTCCCGTTCCGCGCGTGGCGTACTGCGTGGACTGCACTACCAGATCCGTCACCCGCAAGGCAAGCTGGTGCGCGTGGTACGTGGCGCGGTGCTGGACGTGGTACTCGACATCCGCCGCACTTCACCGACCTTTGGCCAGTGGTTCAGTTCGATCCTGAGCGAAGAGAACAAACGACAAATGTGGATCCCGCCAGGCTTTGCGCATGGATTCTCGGTCTTGGAAGACGACACCGAGTTTCTCTACAAGACGACTGACTACTGGATGCCCGAGTACGAACGCTGCATCCTGTGGAACGACCCGGCTCTGGCGATCGACTGGCAATTGCAGGGCGAACCGATCATGTCGGAGAAGGATAAACACGGCACGCCTTTCCTCAATGCTGAGGTATTCGAGACACCATGA
- the rfbD gene encoding dTDP-4-dehydrorhamnose reductase: MKSTRILLTGASGQIGGELLRRLRAMPAGVEVIAPTRAQLDLADLDALRAAVRHAQPDLILHPAAYTAVVKAESEPELARRLNAEAPAVLAEEAARLGAALVHFSTDYVFDGRHDGRYTEDMPTNPLNVYGATKREGELAIAASGAAYWILRTSWVYNLAGNNFMKTAIRLAQQKESYTIVGDQFGAPTWASTIAAVCCRMLAGAGGGREKVAATSGIYHLTAAGATSWHGYASLIASELMARGVTLKLKGLEQITPVPTSSYPTPPERPLNSRLDCSKLERSFGLTLPAWDEDALACLQQIIAHYQLDQGRLLPD, encoded by the coding sequence ATGAAATCCACGCGTATCCTGCTCACCGGCGCCAGCGGCCAGATCGGGGGAGAATTGCTGCGGCGCTTGCGTGCCATGCCGGCCGGCGTCGAGGTGATCGCCCCCACGCGCGCGCAACTCGACCTGGCGGACCTGGACGCCCTGCGTGCGGCTGTGCGCCACGCCCAACCCGATCTGATCCTGCACCCGGCAGCCTACACCGCCGTGGTCAAAGCCGAATCCGAACCAGAACTGGCGCGTCGCCTCAATGCCGAGGCCCCCGCCGTGCTGGCCGAAGAAGCCGCGCGATTGGGGGCGGCACTGGTGCATTTTTCGACCGACTACGTGTTCGACGGCCGCCATGACGGACGCTACACAGAAGACATGCCGACCAACCCGCTCAACGTGTACGGTGCGACCAAGCGCGAGGGAGAGCTGGCCATTGCCGCCAGTGGCGCGGCGTACTGGATTCTGCGGACCAGTTGGGTCTACAACCTGGCTGGCAACAATTTCATGAAGACCGCCATCCGCCTGGCACAACAGAAAGAAAGCTATACCATCGTCGGCGACCAGTTTGGCGCGCCCACCTGGGCTTCTACCATCGCGGCAGTCTGCTGTCGGATGTTGGCCGGAGCCGGTGGCGGACGCGAGAAAGTGGCGGCCACCAGCGGCATCTATCATCTCACCGCCGCTGGTGCGACTTCCTGGCATGGCTATGCCTCATTGATCGCAAGCGAACTGATGGCACGCGGTGTCACGCTCAAGCTCAAGGGGCTGGAGCAGATCACGCCGGTGCCGACTTCCTCCTACCCCACGCCACCCGAACGCCCGCTGAACTCGCGCCTGGATTGCAGCAAGCTGGAGCGCAGCTTCGGCCTGACCCTGCCCGCCTGGGATGAGGACGCACTGGCTTGCCTGCAGCAGATCATCGCGCACTACCAGCTCGACCAGGGGCGTCTGCTGCCTGATTGA